Proteins encoded by one window of Streptomyces uncialis:
- a CDS encoding RHS repeat-associated core domain-containing protein, whose product MSITLLDGSPARALPAEPAAEPRKASATQAADITSARVAARLSGKRVEALSERTETSTTWVNKDGSLTSELTAGPVRFRDGATDDWRNVDLELTARADGSVAPVAHPEGLTLAGRTGSPATSLKAARTAKATDLVTLGEGDQRITLQWKGGLPAPKLEGTRAEYVNAVPGADVVVEATRTGFEQFVEIKRRPAADGYSYTLPLKAQGLKVRQQADGSVLFTDRKNKKTALMPAPVMWDATVDPVSGEHTRRVPVGMKVAAKGSSFELVVTPDAEFLADPATKYPVTVDPSTSALSNVFDTYVQQGETVDWSADTELDLGNPGTTNPDGTPRTARSFISWNTTPIQDALVVNAKLSLWNFHSGNTDCKAYPWEVWATGAATTSSRWSAQPAWTAKRATSTETRGNPGCAAQPDGWVDADVSTLVQEWASAKATRGHMGLRASSESVTAQWKRLNSANAASNPPKLVVTYNYRPRTGTKQEAGPPYFSNGGTYAVNTVTPTLRDTFVDADGDKVTGTFQIFDNATNTQAGDVLVSKYVPSGQVASVTVPTGVLTNGRTYKFRTSPYDGSHYNNGWSAWKTFTVDTAAPSAPTSVTSTDYPSTAWVKGAGQAGTFTVTPPAADHHWLEWSLDGVTWTKVVTGGSNAAKALSVTPPLDGTHVLQVRAVDNADNKSEAAEYRFHAGPGGFLQPSDGERTARRLPLVAEGDASKYDKVSFSWRRSAADNWQQIPAGDVTSGSSPVAAWPVPLTNGKNAPLAWNAVNTVAVDGSVQIKADFTGPGSASGSTEPHTVVVDRHAPGAAPRLVGPGALNLLTGDFTLSEVEAPHFGLSVTRTASSRTPSAGDQEGQVAIFGDEWASGVVAESAGADYSHITRISDTAVNVVGSQGDAVHFTANAARTAWIAEPGAEKLTLRGSTAGSFTLTDAEGTVTDFEKLDAAATTWQVSSVRLDGRGNSTTTVVSENVSTAGGIKARPKRMVAATSAVAAGTCAQTPATRGCRVLEFVYATATTATATTPGDFTGQVKEIQVWATAPGATAATAKSVQSYAYDTTGRLRHTWNPQIIPRLLTEYTYDSAGRVTQQTRPGQLPWTFAYGQAGNSAAAGPGMLLRVTRPGLQPGSAGTVQGEAVTSVVYDVPLTGPSAPYGMGSADVKAWGQSDAPTDATAVFPADSAPASHTGGALGAGDYARATVQYLGASGHQVNVAAPGGRISASETDRFGNTVRELTPANRALALGTTAADRATLADLGIGDLPSAERAELLSTRSVHDATGTRELQELGPLSRIDLTRDLTSGTTTLNSAGSSVVARAWTVNTYDTGRPTDGTATVKDQITGTVTGAQLRDQPTLHADTRETRTVYDWQRGLATRTVQDPGGLSVTTVTEHDAQGRVVKEIRPGGTATSATTRVTDYWSATGTGTCSGRPEWADLPCRTSPGGAVVGGGTNPAELPVTVTEYDRWGSPAKVSETAGGITRDTVTTYDDAGRPVSVAMTGGIGQAQPTTTTTYDDTTGEAVRNTADGGAAITKVFDKLGRQISYTDADGGVTQIRYDLLDRITQTSDSVPSTVTYTYDHQAEPRGLATSTTDSVAGEIGTVYNADGAVTKETLPGGHTLSQEIDPTGSARSRTYTRNSDSAVVLSDSIETSVHSQRTAHSGWSNQQYRYDAVGRLAGVDDTAATVCTRRSYTFGERSTRTALTTATAAPGLDCPTSAGTTTTHTYDSGDRLTGTGYVHDAFGRTTTAPGHGTLSYYAGDLVHRQTVGSSRQTWQRDPELRVRSWTTETGSGSTWTQTASKRNHYDSDSDSPRWVVEDTATGAITRNIVSAAGALTATSTRTGDVVLQLTNLHGDVALRLPLNSAEAPTAFDHDEYGGPRDSRPAARYAWLGGRQRSADTLSGLVLMGVRLYDPKLGRFLQADPVPGGSANAYDYANADPCNSSDTTGLAPKCGKVHKTNGYSLQIITRRRGGGVTRDGHRYIGYYVETQIKGFANRYLSRNAVYAETWGTRPGKRRMTKLQGKASWYTPWKKQWEVHYNIQVKPGTRIVTHGNGVVIGWNGFVTAVSSICNASS is encoded by the coding sequence CTGTCCATCACCCTGCTCGACGGATCACCCGCGAGGGCGCTCCCGGCCGAACCGGCCGCGGAACCCCGGAAGGCGTCGGCGACCCAGGCGGCGGACATCACCTCCGCGCGGGTGGCGGCCCGGCTGTCCGGCAAGCGGGTCGAGGCGCTGTCGGAGCGCACGGAGACCTCCACGACCTGGGTGAACAAGGACGGTTCACTCACCTCGGAACTGACCGCCGGTCCGGTGCGCTTCCGGGACGGGGCCACCGACGACTGGCGGAACGTCGACCTCGAACTCACCGCGCGCGCCGACGGCTCGGTGGCGCCGGTGGCCCACCCCGAGGGGCTGACGCTGGCTGGCCGGACCGGCAGCCCGGCCACGTCGCTCAAGGCGGCGCGAACGGCGAAGGCCACCGATCTGGTGACGCTCGGCGAGGGCGATCAGCGGATCACGCTCCAGTGGAAGGGCGGCCTGCCCGCTCCGAAGCTGGAGGGTACGCGCGCCGAGTACGTCAACGCCGTCCCCGGTGCCGACGTCGTGGTCGAAGCGACCCGGACCGGCTTCGAGCAGTTCGTCGAGATCAAGCGGAGACCGGCCGCCGACGGCTACAGCTACACCCTGCCCCTGAAGGCACAGGGCCTCAAGGTCCGGCAACAGGCCGACGGCAGCGTGCTCTTCACCGACAGGAAGAACAAGAAGACGGCCCTGATGCCCGCGCCGGTGATGTGGGACGCCACCGTCGACCCCGTCTCCGGCGAACACACCCGGCGCGTGCCGGTGGGGATGAAGGTCGCCGCCAAGGGCTCGTCCTTCGAACTGGTGGTGACCCCGGACGCCGAGTTCCTGGCCGACCCGGCCACGAAGTACCCGGTGACGGTCGATCCGTCGACGTCCGCCCTCTCGAACGTGTTCGACACCTATGTGCAGCAGGGCGAGACCGTCGACTGGTCCGCCGACACCGAGCTGGACCTGGGCAACCCCGGTACCACGAACCCCGACGGCACCCCGCGGACCGCCCGCTCGTTCATCTCCTGGAACACCACGCCGATCCAGGACGCGCTGGTCGTGAACGCCAAGCTGTCGCTGTGGAACTTCCACTCCGGCAACACCGACTGCAAGGCATACCCATGGGAGGTGTGGGCGACCGGCGCTGCCACGACCTCCTCGCGTTGGTCCGCCCAGCCGGCCTGGACGGCGAAGCGGGCCACCTCCACCGAGACCAGGGGAAACCCGGGCTGCGCTGCCCAGCCCGACGGCTGGGTCGACGCCGATGTGTCCACCCTGGTCCAGGAGTGGGCGTCGGCCAAGGCCACCCGTGGCCATATGGGTCTGCGCGCCTCCAGCGAGTCGGTCACCGCGCAGTGGAAGCGGCTCAACTCGGCCAACGCCGCGTCCAATCCGCCCAAGCTCGTGGTCACCTACAACTACCGGCCCCGTACCGGCACCAAGCAGGAGGCCGGACCGCCGTACTTCTCCAACGGCGGTACCTACGCCGTCAACACGGTGACGCCGACCCTGCGCGACACCTTCGTGGACGCCGACGGTGACAAGGTCACCGGCACCTTCCAGATCTTCGACAACGCCACCAACACCCAGGCCGGCGATGTCCTCGTCTCCAAGTACGTACCGTCAGGACAGGTCGCCTCCGTCACCGTGCCCACGGGTGTGCTGACCAACGGCAGGACGTACAAGTTCCGCACCTCCCCCTACGACGGCAGCCACTACAACAACGGCTGGTCGGCGTGGAAGACGTTCACCGTGGACACCGCCGCTCCCTCCGCCCCCACCTCCGTCACCTCGACGGACTACCCGTCCACCGCATGGGTCAAGGGCGCGGGCCAGGCCGGTACCTTCACCGTCACCCCGCCCGCCGCCGACCACCACTGGCTCGAATGGTCCCTGGACGGTGTGACCTGGACGAAGGTCGTCACCGGCGGCTCCAACGCCGCCAAGGCCCTCTCCGTCACCCCGCCGCTGGACGGCACCCATGTCCTCCAGGTGCGCGCCGTGGACAACGCGGACAACAAGTCCGAGGCGGCCGAGTACCGGTTCCACGCCGGCCCCGGTGGCTTCCTCCAGCCGTCCGACGGTGAACGCACCGCACGACGTCTGCCGCTGGTCGCCGAGGGTGACGCGAGCAAGTACGACAAGGTCTCCTTCTCCTGGCGCCGCTCCGCGGCGGACAACTGGCAGCAGATCCCGGCCGGTGACGTCACCTCGGGGAGCAGCCCGGTCGCCGCGTGGCCCGTCCCGCTGACGAACGGCAAGAACGCGCCGCTGGCGTGGAACGCCGTCAATACCGTCGCCGTCGACGGCTCCGTGCAGATCAAGGCCGACTTCACCGGACCGGGCAGCGCCTCGGGCAGCACCGAACCGCACACGGTGGTCGTCGACCGGCACGCACCCGGCGCCGCACCCCGACTCGTCGGACCGGGGGCGCTGAACCTGCTCACCGGGGACTTCACCCTCTCCGAGGTCGAGGCTCCGCACTTCGGGCTGTCCGTGACCCGTACCGCTTCCTCACGGACCCCGTCCGCCGGTGACCAGGAAGGCCAGGTAGCCATCTTCGGGGACGAATGGGCCTCCGGGGTGGTCGCGGAGTCCGCAGGTGCGGACTACTCCCACATCACCAGGATCTCCGACACCGCCGTGAACGTGGTCGGCAGCCAGGGCGACGCCGTCCACTTCACCGCCAACGCCGCCAGGACCGCGTGGATCGCGGAACCGGGCGCGGAGAAGCTGACCCTGCGCGGCAGCACGGCCGGCTCGTTCACCCTGACCGACGCCGAGGGCACGGTCACCGACTTCGAGAAGCTCGACGCCGCCGCGACCACCTGGCAGGTCTCCTCGGTGCGACTGGACGGGCGCGGCAACTCCACCACCACGGTCGTCTCCGAGAACGTGTCGACGGCGGGCGGGATCAAGGCACGGCCCAAGCGCATGGTGGCCGCGACCTCCGCCGTCGCCGCCGGCACCTGCGCACAGACCCCCGCCACCCGCGGTTGCCGGGTGCTGGAGTTCGTCTACGCCACCGCCACCACGGCCACCGCGACCACCCCCGGGGACTTCACCGGCCAGGTCAAGGAGATCCAGGTCTGGGCCACCGCGCCCGGAGCGACGGCGGCGACCGCGAAGTCCGTCCAGAGCTACGCGTACGACACCACCGGGCGCCTGCGCCACACCTGGAACCCGCAGATCATCCCGCGGTTGCTCACCGAGTACACGTACGACAGCGCGGGCCGGGTCACGCAGCAGACAAGGCCGGGCCAACTGCCCTGGACCTTCGCCTACGGTCAGGCGGGGAACTCCGCCGCCGCCGGACCGGGCATGCTGCTGCGCGTGACGCGTCCGGGCCTCCAGCCGGGCAGCGCCGGGACCGTGCAGGGCGAAGCCGTCACCAGCGTCGTCTACGACGTACCCCTCACCGGCCCGTCCGCCCCCTACGGCATGGGCTCCGCCGACGTGAAGGCATGGGGACAGTCGGACGCGCCCACCGACGCGACAGCGGTCTTCCCGGCCGACTCCGCACCCGCCTCCCACACGGGCGGCGCCCTCGGAGCCGGGGACTACGCACGGGCCACCGTCCAGTACCTGGGCGCCTCGGGCCACCAGGTCAACGTCGCCGCGCCCGGCGGCCGGATCTCCGCCTCCGAGACCGACCGGTTCGGCAACACCGTCCGCGAGCTCACTCCGGCCAACCGTGCCCTCGCACTCGGCACCACCGCCGCCGACCGCGCCACGCTCGCGGACCTGGGCATCGGGGACCTGCCCAGCGCCGAACGGGCCGAGCTGCTCTCGACCCGCTCCGTCCACGACGCCACCGGGACCCGCGAACTCCAGGAACTGGGACCGCTGTCCCGGATCGACCTGACACGGGACCTCACGTCCGGCACCACCACCCTCAACTCCGCGGGCTCCTCCGTGGTGGCGCGGGCCTGGACCGTCAACACCTACGACACCGGGCGGCCGACCGACGGCACCGCCACCGTCAAGGACCAGATCACCGGCACCGTCACCGGGGCGCAGCTCCGCGACCAGCCCACCCTGCACGCCGACACCCGTGAGACACGGACCGTCTACGACTGGCAGCGCGGCCTGGCGACCCGGACCGTCCAGGACCCCGGCGGCCTCTCCGTCACCACGGTCACCGAACATGACGCGCAGGGCCGGGTGGTCAAGGAGATCCGCCCCGGCGGTACCGCGACATCGGCCACCACCCGGGTGACCGACTACTGGTCGGCCACCGGCACAGGCACCTGCTCCGGACGCCCCGAATGGGCCGACCTGCCGTGCCGGACCTCACCCGGCGGAGCCGTCGTCGGCGGGGGCACCAACCCCGCCGAGCTGCCGGTCACCGTCACCGAGTACGACCGGTGGGGCAGCCCCGCCAAGGTCTCCGAGACCGCCGGGGGCATCACCCGCGACACCGTGACGACGTACGACGACGCGGGCCGCCCGGTGTCCGTGGCCATGACCGGAGGCATCGGTCAGGCCCAGCCCACGACGACCACCACGTACGACGACACCACCGGCGAAGCCGTCCGGAACACCGCGGACGGCGGTGCCGCCATCACCAAGGTGTTCGACAAGCTGGGACGTCAGATCTCCTACACTGACGCGGACGGTGGAGTCACCCAGATCCGCTACGACCTGCTCGACCGGATCACCCAGACCTCCGACTCCGTCCCCTCGACCGTCACCTACACCTACGACCACCAGGCCGAACCCCGCGGCCTGGCCACCAGCACCACCGACTCCGTCGCCGGTGAGATCGGCACCGTGTACAACGCCGACGGCGCCGTGACCAAGGAGACGCTCCCCGGCGGCCACACCCTGTCCCAGGAGATCGACCCGACCGGCTCGGCCCGGTCCCGGACCTACACCAGGAACTCCGACAGCGCGGTCGTCCTCAGCGACTCGATCGAGACATCCGTCCACAGCCAGCGGACGGCCCACTCGGGCTGGTCGAACCAGCAGTACCGGTACGACGCCGTCGGACGGCTGGCCGGGGTCGACGACACCGCGGCCACCGTCTGCACCCGTCGCTCCTACACCTTCGGGGAACGCAGCACCCGCACCGCCCTGACCACGGCCACCGCGGCCCCGGGCCTGGACTGCCCGACCTCCGCGGGCACCACCACCACCCACACCTACGACAGCGGTGACCGCCTCACCGGCACCGGCTACGTCCACGACGCCTTCGGCCGGACGACGACCGCCCCGGGCCACGGCACGCTCTCCTACTACGCGGGCGATCTCGTCCACCGCCAGACGGTGGGCTCCAGCCGCCAGACCTGGCAGCGCGACCCGGAGCTGCGCGTACGGTCCTGGACCACGGAGACCGGCTCCGGCAGCACCTGGACGCAGACCGCGTCCAAGCGCAACCACTACGACAGCGACTCCGACAGCCCCCGATGGGTCGTGGAGGACACCGCGACCGGCGCGATCACCCGCAACATCGTCTCCGCCGCCGGAGCCCTCACCGCGACCAGCACCAGGACCGGTGACGTGGTGCTCCAACTCACCAACCTGCACGGGGACGTCGCCCTGCGACTCCCGCTGAACAGCGCCGAGGCGCCGACGGCGTTCGACCACGACGAGTACGGCGGTCCGCGCGACAGCCGCCCGGCCGCCCGCTACGCCTGGCTCGGCGGCAGACAGCGTTCCGCGGACACCCTGTCCGGACTCGTCCTCATGGGCGTCCGTCTCTACGACCCGAAGCTCGGCCGGTTCCTCCAGGCCGACCCCGTTCCCGGCGGGTCGGCGAACGCCTACGACTACGCCAACGCCGACCCGTGCAACAGCTCCGACACCACAGGGCTCGCACCCAAGTGCGGGAAGGTCCACAAGACCAACGGCTACAGCCTCCAGATCATCACCAGGCGCCGCGGCGGCGGTGTGACCCGGGACGGCCACCGCTACATCGGGTACTACGTGGAGACCCAGATCAAGGGCTTCGCGAACCGCTACCTGTCCAGGAACGCCGTCTACGCGGAGACCTGGGGCACCCGGCCCGGCAAGAGGAGGATGACCAAGCTCCAGGGCAAGGCCAGTTGGTACACGCCCTGGAAGAAGCAGTGGGAGGTCCACTACAACATCCAGGTCAAGCCCGGTACGAGGATCGTGACCCACGGCAACGGCGTGGTGATCGGCTGGAACGGCTTCGTGACCGCGGTCTCGTCCATCTGCAACGCCAGCTCCTAG
- a CDS encoding short chain dehydrogenase yields the protein MKIIVVGGGGTIGKRLVPALQSHGHDVVVAGRTSGDLHVDLLSHTSIEAMYREAGAVDSVVSVAAHGLLDEFAALTADALHENTRAKFFGQADLVLTGQHHCADGASFTLTSGIFADQAWPHATGGGVISGALHSFTLSAAIELPRDMRINVVSPTMVGDSTEAFSPRFPGMRPVPMDELVTHYLDCVEGTDTGRIIRAYG from the coding sequence ATGAAGATCATCGTGGTCGGCGGTGGCGGCACCATCGGCAAACGCCTGGTACCCGCACTCCAGTCCCACGGCCACGATGTCGTCGTCGCCGGACGCACCTCCGGCGACCTCCACGTCGACCTCCTCTCGCACACCTCCATCGAAGCCATGTACCGCGAAGCCGGCGCCGTCGACAGCGTCGTGAGCGTCGCCGCACACGGACTCCTCGACGAATTCGCCGCACTCACCGCGGACGCGCTGCACGAGAACACGCGGGCCAAGTTCTTCGGACAGGCGGACCTGGTCCTCACCGGCCAGCACCACTGCGCCGATGGCGCCTCCTTCACCCTCACCTCCGGCATCTTCGCGGACCAGGCATGGCCCCACGCCACCGGCGGCGGCGTCATCAGCGGCGCCCTCCACAGCTTCACCCTCTCAGCAGCGATCGAACTACCAAGAGACATGCGGATCAACGTGGTCAGCCCCACGATGGTCGGCGACTCCACAGAAGCCTTCTCCCCACGCTTCCCGGGCATGCGACCCGTACCCATGGACGAACTCGTCACCCACTACCTGGACTGCGTCGAAGGCACCGACACCGGCCGGATCATCCGCGCCTACGGATAA
- a CDS encoding helix-turn-helix transcriptional regulator, translating to MTTTGTNDLGGFLRTRRERLTPDAAGIAPGLSHRRVPGLRREELAELAGVSVGYYTRLEQGASSGASPAVIDALAAALRLDRAEHEHLRILAAPGRPSPSRSRRSRLRPSVRDLLAAIPGTPAIVIDHRADVLGWNRLGHALLAGHLDADAPDAQIRPNIARMLFLDPHHRALHHDWAAKAQVTVAALHHASARHPADTALERRIGELASRSPEFARMWARRPVRICSYHVRELRHPLIGRVTLANETLTLPDDDQQIGLFHARPGTPDADALTLLAQSLDREPAPRTTSQKENTR from the coding sequence GTGACCACCACAGGAACGAACGATCTCGGCGGATTCCTGCGTACCCGGCGTGAACGCCTGACGCCGGATGCGGCAGGGATCGCGCCCGGCCTCTCCCACCGTCGGGTCCCGGGCCTGCGCAGGGAGGAACTCGCCGAACTCGCCGGGGTCAGCGTCGGCTACTACACCCGCCTCGAACAGGGCGCGAGCAGCGGTGCCTCGCCCGCGGTCATCGACGCGCTGGCCGCCGCGCTGCGACTGGACCGGGCCGAACACGAACACCTGCGGATCCTCGCGGCCCCCGGACGCCCGAGCCCTTCCCGTTCCCGCAGGAGCAGGCTGCGGCCCTCGGTGCGTGACCTGCTCGCCGCGATCCCGGGAACACCGGCGATCGTGATCGACCACCGCGCCGACGTCCTGGGCTGGAACCGCCTCGGCCACGCCCTGCTGGCCGGCCATCTCGACGCCGACGCCCCGGACGCACAGATCCGGCCGAACATCGCCCGCATGCTCTTCCTCGATCCGCACCACCGCGCCCTCCACCACGACTGGGCCGCCAAGGCACAGGTCACGGTCGCGGCCCTGCACCACGCGTCGGCACGGCACCCCGCCGACACCGCACTCGAACGACGCATCGGCGAACTCGCCTCCAGAAGCCCCGAGTTCGCCCGGATGTGGGCGAGGCGCCCCGTGCGGATCTGCTCCTACCACGTACGCGAACTGCGACATCCCCTCATCGGCCGGGTGACCCTGGCAAACGAGACGCTCACCCTGCCGGACGACGACCAGCAGATCGGCCTCTTCCACGCCCGCCCCGGTACCCCGGACGCCGACGCCCTCACCCTGCTCGCACAGAGCCTCGACCGAGAGCCCGCACCACGAACCACGTCCCAGAAGGAGAACACCCGATGA
- a CDS encoding DUF4440 domain-containing protein produces MTQLPDAGYTPTPADHAGVQAWFAEYDAAAARRDIEGMADLAVFPLNLVSDDPAGEGASAQWDRKQFIDTMTHVMGEGSEDITFESVRTPVFLSPAMAVVFTDSTMTSGGTTQQLRYADILIKRDGRWAFQTMVQGGWGDNLR; encoded by the coding sequence GTGACCCAGCTTCCGGACGCCGGATACACCCCGACCCCCGCCGACCACGCCGGTGTCCAGGCGTGGTTCGCGGAGTACGACGCAGCCGCCGCGCGACGGGACATCGAAGGGATGGCGGACCTCGCCGTCTTCCCCCTGAACCTCGTCAGCGACGACCCTGCGGGCGAGGGCGCCTCGGCCCAGTGGGACCGCAAGCAGTTCATCGACACCATGACGCACGTGATGGGTGAGGGTTCCGAAGACATCACCTTCGAATCCGTTCGCACCCCGGTCTTCCTGAGCCCCGCGATGGCCGTGGTCTTCACCGACTCGACGATGACGTCGGGCGGCACCACCCAGCAGTTGCGGTACGCCGACATCCTGATCAAACGGGACGGGCGGTGGGCCTTCCAGACCATGGTCCAGGGAGGGTGGGGCGACAACCTCCGCTGA
- a CDS encoding zinc-binding dehydrogenase, which yields MSTSMRVMELVRFGDADTAFAIRELPIPAPGPGQVLVRVMATSVNPLDLQTRRGDYRDQVALPAVIGNDVSGVVVETGPGAGDFQPGDEVWYLAPVFAGQGTYAEFHVVDQALVARKPARLSHVEAAGLALVGVTAWEALVERAGVRVGERVLVHGGAGGVGSVAVQVASALGAEVVTTARARDHEFVTGLGADTAIDFSAGDYVPQVRALGGVDVVLDTVGGDTLARSPEVLADRGRVVSIVDIPEPQNLLAAWGVNATYHFLFVSPGRAKLAALGRLVDQGELRPVIGAVLPLADIAQAHTLLEGGPPGEGRGRPRGKITVAVDR from the coding sequence ATGTCTACGTCGATGCGTGTGATGGAACTCGTCCGCTTCGGTGACGCGGACACCGCGTTCGCCATCCGGGAGCTGCCGATACCCGCTCCCGGCCCCGGTCAGGTGCTGGTCCGCGTGATGGCCACGTCCGTGAACCCTCTCGACCTGCAGACCCGGCGCGGCGACTACCGCGATCAGGTGGCGCTGCCCGCGGTGATCGGCAACGACGTGTCCGGCGTGGTGGTCGAGACAGGCCCCGGGGCAGGCGACTTCCAGCCGGGCGACGAGGTCTGGTACCTGGCGCCGGTGTTCGCCGGGCAGGGAACCTACGCCGAGTTCCACGTGGTCGACCAGGCCTTGGTCGCCCGTAAGCCCGCACGGTTGTCGCACGTCGAGGCCGCCGGTCTCGCGCTCGTGGGTGTGACGGCGTGGGAGGCGCTGGTCGAACGCGCCGGGGTGCGGGTCGGGGAACGGGTCCTGGTGCACGGCGGAGCGGGCGGGGTCGGCTCGGTCGCGGTCCAGGTCGCCAGTGCGCTGGGAGCCGAGGTGGTGACCACCGCGCGGGCGCGGGATCACGAGTTCGTCACCGGACTGGGAGCCGACACCGCGATCGACTTCTCGGCCGGCGACTACGTGCCGCAGGTCCGCGCGCTGGGCGGGGTGGACGTCGTACTGGACACGGTCGGTGGGGACACCCTCGCCCGCAGCCCGGAGGTCCTCGCCGACCGGGGCCGCGTGGTGTCCATCGTGGACATCCCCGAACCTCAGAACCTGCTCGCCGCGTGGGGCGTGAACGCGACCTACCACTTCCTCTTCGTCAGCCCCGGCCGGGCGAAGCTCGCGGCCCTCGGCCGACTGGTCGACCAGGGCGAACTCCGGCCGGTGATCGGCGCTGTACTACCGCTGGCCGACATAGCGCAGGCGCACACCCTGCTGGAAGGCGGCCCTCCCGGCGAGGGCCGCGGACGTCCTCGCGGCAAGATCACCGTCGCTGTGGACCGGTGA
- a CDS encoding ArsR/SmtB family transcription factor: protein MFSEAELLAVFRALSNPARRQMLVWLKEPMSFPGQEPEDVEIGVCVTDIQQRAGLGQSTTSQYLAMLRQAGLVVATRRGKWTYYRRDEANIARLLETLRDVF from the coding sequence ATGTTCTCGGAGGCGGAGTTGCTGGCTGTGTTCCGGGCCCTGTCCAACCCGGCCCGCCGCCAGATGCTGGTGTGGCTCAAGGAGCCGATGAGCTTCCCCGGCCAGGAGCCCGAGGACGTCGAGATCGGTGTCTGCGTGACCGACATCCAGCAGCGCGCGGGCCTGGGGCAGTCGACCACCTCGCAGTATCTCGCGATGCTGCGGCAAGCAGGACTGGTGGTCGCCACCCGGCGGGGCAAGTGGACCTACTACCGCCGCGACGAGGCGAACATCGCCCGCCTCCTGGAAACCCTGCGCGACGTGTTCTAG
- a CDS encoding GNAT family N-acetyltransferase, with the protein MSWDEERLLTLEIDANYGLAPDADAPRRTALRDPSLLAVWAWSPRARLLALAPGLTLPSSIDGMEEKYGPGRLPEALRCLVTSLDDRTVDVEGGPCFVFPDRLAVPDPTPLPLIASTTDGRRTAGHLIRPDNWQPDEWNELVDGRMGEWAMAVHDREPVSICFTPASNATAAEAGVWTRPDFRGKRLAPAVVAAWSQREHRTRTVLFYSTTADNHASRSVARTLGLTPLGWIWTAR; encoded by the coding sequence ATGAGCTGGGACGAAGAACGCCTGCTGACCCTGGAGATCGACGCGAACTACGGCCTCGCACCGGACGCGGACGCCCCCCGTCGGACAGCCCTGAGAGATCCGTCCCTGCTCGCGGTGTGGGCATGGTCCCCCCGCGCACGTCTCCTGGCACTCGCGCCCGGACTCACGCTCCCCAGCTCCATCGACGGCATGGAGGAGAAGTACGGCCCCGGCCGGCTGCCCGAGGCGCTTCGCTGTCTGGTCACGTCCCTCGACGACCGGACGGTGGACGTCGAGGGTGGCCCGTGTTTCGTCTTCCCGGACCGCCTCGCCGTCCCGGACCCGACCCCGCTGCCCCTCATCGCCTCCACCACCGACGGCCGCCGCACCGCCGGACACCTCATCAGGCCTGACAACTGGCAGCCCGACGAGTGGAACGAACTGGTCGACGGACGCATGGGTGAGTGGGCCATGGCCGTCCACGACCGGGAGCCGGTGTCGATCTGCTTCACCCCCGCGTCGAACGCCACCGCAGCGGAGGCAGGCGTCTGGACCCGCCCCGACTTCCGCGGCAAGCGCCTCGCACCGGCTGTCGTGGCCGCCTGGTCCCAGCGTGAGCATCGCACCAGGACCGTGCTCTTCTACAGCACCACCGCGGACAATCACGCCTCCCGATCCGTCGCCCGCACCCTCGGCCTCACCCCACTGGGCTGGATCTGGACCGCACGCTGA